One bacterium genomic window, ATCTTGGGCAGGAAATCGACTTGGTATTCGGCGCCCCGGTACAGCTCGGTATGGCCTTTTTGCCGGCCGAAGCCTTTGACTTCGGCGATGGTCATGCCTTGGATTCCCATGGCGTGAAGGGCTTCTTTCACGTCATCGAGCTTGAAGGGCTTGATGATGGCTTCAACCTTCTTCATAGATGCACCTCTCCTGGATAAGCTTTTTTGGTGCAAAGCCCAGTCCAGTGCGATTGTGTCAATAACTTATTGATTTTACTTATAATTTATGAAAGATCGCCAGGCAATGAACGGTCTCTAAGCGCCTCGATTTTGCGCAGTGGCGCAGGTTTAGGCAGCCATCGGCTTGGCCCTAAGAGCTTTTCTTTTCTTGCTTGGGCTCGGAGGGGAATGGTTTAAGCAGCTTCGAAGGAATTTATGGGCGTCACGGTCAAGAAACTCTCCAAAACTTTCACCAGTCAGAAGTCGGATTTCGCGGCGGTGAAGGACGTCAGCTTCGAGGTCGAGGAAGGTTCCTTGGTCGCTCTGCTCGGGCCCAGCGGCTCGGGCAAGAGCACGATTTTAAGGATGATCGCCGGCTTGGAGCGACCGGATGCCGGCGAGATTTACTTGAGCGGCGAAAAGGTCACCACCCTGCCGGCCCAAAAACGCGGCGTCGGCTTCGTCTTCCAGAACTACGCTCTCTTCAAGCAGCTCAGCGTCTTCGACAACGTCGCCTTCGGCCTCCAAGTGCAGAAGGCCAAGAGCGGCGTCATCCGGGACCGGGTCCAGAGCCTGCTCGATCTGCTGGGCTTGAGCGACCTCGGCCGGCGCTTTCCTCATCAGCTCTCCGGCGGCCAGCGCCAGCGGGTCGCCTTGGCTCGGGCCTTGGCGCCTTCGCCCAAAGTGCTGCTGCTCGACGAGCCCTTCGGCGCCATCGACGCCAAGATCCGAAAAGAGCTTCGGGAGTGGTTGCGCAAGCTCCACGAGGAAGTCCACGTCACCAGCCTTTTCGTCACTCATGACCAGGAAGAGGCCTTGGAGATCTGCGACAAGATCTACGTCATGAACCACGGCGTCATCGAGCAGGGCGGCAGCCCCGAGGAGATCTACAAGCAGCCGGCCACCGAGTTCGTCGCCAACTTCGTCGGCTTGATGAACATCCAGGACGCGGTGATCGAGGACTCGGCCCTCAAGTTCGGGCCCTACGTTTTCCCCAAGAACGGCGACAACGGCTGGGAGGATGGCGACAAGCTGCGGGTTTTCTTCCGGCCCCAGGACATCTACATTTCGGGCAAGCCCCACGCCTATGCCCAGGCCGGCAAGCTGGTGCGCCGCTCTTTCCTCGGCATCAACATCAAGCTCGAGGTCGAGGCCGACGACGGCTTTCGCTTCATTGCCATCATTCCCGAGCACATCTTCTACCAGGAGAAGCTCGCCGAAGGCTGCTCGGTTTCCTACCAGATCGAGGAATTCCACTACGTCAATCTGCGGGCCGGCCGCGGAATGCGGAAATTGATTTTCGCGGATTACGAGATTTAAACGCCCTCTCCCCTCGCGGGAGAGGGCAGCTCGACGAAGTCGAGCGGGAGAGGGGGCGTGGCGTTAAGCAACTGCTGCTTTGCCACACCCCCTCTCCCGGTTTTGCCGAAGGCAAAACCACCCTCCCCCGCAAGGGGGAGGGTTATTTACCCTTGAATTTCGGCTTTCGCTTTTCGACGAAGGCCTTCACCCCTTCCTTGAAATCCCAGCTTTCGGAAGCGGCCGCGATTTCGCGCCGCTCGAGCTGAAGCTGGCGGCCGAAGCGTTGCTCGAGCGAAGCCCGAATGACCTTCTTGGTCCGGCTCAGGGTGCGGGTCGGCCGAGCGACCAGGTCCTCGATGAGGCGGGCCAGCTCCTTTTCGAAGTCCTTCTCGCTCCAGACCTCGTTGACCAGCCCTAAGGCCTGGGCCTCGGCGGCGCTGAAGACTTGGCCGAGCAGGCAGGCTTCGAGGGCCCGCTTCGGCCCGATCAG contains:
- a CDS encoding P-II family nitrogen regulator; the encoded protein is MKKVEAIIKPFKLDDVKEALHAMGIQGMTIAEVKGFGRQKGHTELYRGAEYQVDFLPKIRLEVVVNDGDLAKVVDTIQKTASTGKIGDGKIFVSGVEEAIRIRTGETGGNAI
- a CDS encoding ABC transporter ATP-binding protein, which codes for MGVTVKKLSKTFTSQKSDFAAVKDVSFEVEEGSLVALLGPSGSGKSTILRMIAGLERPDAGEIYLSGEKVTTLPAQKRGVGFVFQNYALFKQLSVFDNVAFGLQVQKAKSGVIRDRVQSLLDLLGLSDLGRRFPHQLSGGQRQRVALARALAPSPKVLLLDEPFGAIDAKIRKELREWLRKLHEEVHVTSLFVTHDQEEALEICDKIYVMNHGVIEQGGSPEEIYKQPATEFVANFVGLMNIQDAVIEDSALKFGPYVFPKNGDNGWEDGDKLRVFFRPQDIYISGKPHAYAQAGKLVRRSFLGINIKLEVEADDGFRFIAIIPEHIFYQEKLAEGCSVSYQIEEFHYVNLRAGRGMRKLIFADYEI